In Archangium violaceum, the following are encoded in one genomic region:
- a CDS encoding carboxypeptidase regulatory-like domain-containing protein — protein sequence MRKPLIVATVLVGLGLVFFLASRAGEPGDKESNPVTASAAGTVPQPESPEDLGARGTADAGSTPLLAQVPTQEDGVLEVEVVAGGQPVPGASVRLYWRGARDPNLDEVSWRLASTGTTDAKGRVRLASRPGSYLVAVHAPGHAALRRDVVRPLGEALTHLRLTLEAGQSLTGRTVVGRRNEPLPMVELVLTAHGRELELWQRAEAPAEERVYASSDERGNFRVDGLAPGGYLLEARAPGYARKVLRQVKVPTEGPLTVALEEAGVIEGFVEDSRGRPASGAEVQVGSRGASQVVTTGEGGGFSVEVEAGIHVLSARRGDEAGSLDKPVVVSMGKTVRDVRLRLGPGATLEGLVVAKSSGAPVAGAHVDVSPLGNSGDSGRAVTDDTGHFSVSGLAPGSYDVVVNAPGFTQLIRSGPTVAPGERFFLELHLSGSGAVEGHVRDAAGQPVAGARVVGGSTGDASAEARSDAEGAYRIEGLSTGVQYFRASRKGAALGATRSVEVTEGGKARLDFTLEETGTVEGLVRSASGPLPSEPLSVLVFAEARNGAGPSSMGRTEVDASGNFRLTLPEGSYRMHVIPTEGRISHTPQPKLVQVEAGKTVRAELTWKEGTRNAYTVQGIVLEPDGMPSPGAEVTLSTQAPLFLMAMALTDEEGRFTLSPPSRKELADARATLNVRNGARGAEVADVRLGEQNVVVKLRPATTLRGRVVRADGQPVRRFSLLSQPVSRQTGRAQAEREFQGDRFELRDVPAAPVKLMAWTEDGASGEAQVTPTYEAAAEVLLTLKSTAGVRGRVVDETTKQPIAEAHVFVEGDRYSNKRSGPDGSFLLEGLPAGEQTLAVSFGMFRSTAHTVTLVEGQVLDLGDIVLPTPRTNAGTIGAYLLQGGDELVIGQMIPDGPAARAGLRSGDTLLAVDGTPVTDYLDAMQLLNGAPGSTVVLEVRRAGTKRTISITRAT from the coding sequence ATGCGCAAGCCGTTGATCGTGGCAACCGTCCTGGTGGGACTGGGTCTGGTGTTCTTCCTCGCCTCGCGCGCGGGAGAGCCGGGCGACAAGGAGAGCAACCCCGTGACGGCGAGCGCCGCCGGCACGGTGCCGCAACCGGAGAGCCCCGAGGATCTGGGCGCGCGAGGCACGGCCGACGCGGGCAGCACCCCCCTGCTGGCCCAGGTGCCCACCCAAGAGGACGGAGTGCTGGAGGTGGAAGTGGTCGCGGGCGGGCAGCCGGTGCCCGGCGCCAGTGTGCGGCTGTACTGGCGCGGCGCGAGGGATCCAAACCTCGACGAGGTGTCCTGGCGGCTGGCGAGCACCGGCACCACGGATGCGAAGGGACGGGTGAGGCTCGCCTCGCGGCCCGGAAGCTACCTGGTGGCGGTACACGCGCCAGGCCACGCGGCGCTGCGGCGCGACGTGGTGCGCCCCCTGGGCGAGGCCCTCACCCACCTGCGCCTCACGCTGGAGGCGGGACAATCCCTCACCGGCCGCACGGTGGTGGGAAGAAGGAACGAGCCCCTGCCCATGGTGGAGCTGGTGCTCACGGCGCATGGCCGTGAGTTGGAGCTCTGGCAACGTGCCGAGGCCCCCGCCGAGGAGCGCGTGTATGCCTCGAGTGACGAGCGCGGGAACTTCCGCGTGGACGGGCTAGCCCCCGGTGGCTACCTGCTGGAAGCGCGGGCACCAGGGTATGCCAGGAAGGTGCTGCGCCAGGTGAAGGTGCCGACGGAGGGGCCGCTGACGGTGGCCCTCGAGGAAGCGGGCGTCATCGAGGGCTTCGTCGAGGACTCGCGGGGCCGCCCGGCCTCGGGCGCCGAGGTGCAGGTGGGGAGTCGCGGTGCGTCCCAGGTGGTCACCACCGGCGAGGGAGGCGGCTTCTCCGTCGAGGTGGAGGCCGGCATCCACGTCCTCTCCGCGCGGCGCGGCGACGAGGCGGGCTCACTGGACAAGCCCGTCGTCGTGAGCATGGGGAAGACGGTACGCGACGTGCGGTTGCGGCTCGGTCCTGGCGCGACGCTGGAGGGCCTCGTGGTGGCGAAGTCCTCGGGCGCTCCCGTGGCGGGTGCCCATGTCGATGTCAGCCCCCTGGGCAACAGCGGGGACTCGGGCCGGGCGGTGACGGACGACACGGGCCACTTCTCCGTGAGCGGACTGGCCCCTGGCAGCTACGACGTGGTGGTGAATGCCCCGGGGTTCACCCAGCTCATCCGGAGCGGGCCGACGGTGGCACCGGGTGAGCGCTTCTTCCTCGAGCTCCATCTCTCGGGCTCCGGCGCGGTGGAGGGCCACGTCCGAGATGCCGCCGGCCAGCCGGTGGCGGGCGCGCGGGTGGTGGGCGGAAGCACGGGCGACGCCTCCGCGGAGGCCCGTAGCGATGCCGAGGGCGCCTACCGCATCGAAGGGCTCTCCACCGGCGTCCAGTACTTCCGCGCCAGTCGGAAGGGAGCGGCGCTCGGAGCGACCCGCTCCGTCGAGGTGACGGAAGGCGGCAAGGCGCGGCTGGACTTCACCCTGGAGGAGACGGGCACCGTGGAGGGCCTGGTGCGCTCGGCCTCGGGGCCTCTCCCCTCCGAACCGTTGTCGGTGCTGGTCTTCGCGGAGGCTCGGAACGGTGCTGGACCGTCGAGCATGGGCCGGACCGAGGTCGACGCATCCGGCAACTTCCGGCTGACCCTGCCCGAGGGCAGCTACCGCATGCACGTGATTCCCACCGAGGGCCGCATCTCGCACACTCCGCAGCCGAAGCTGGTGCAGGTGGAAGCGGGGAAGACCGTCCGGGCGGAGCTGACCTGGAAGGAGGGCACGCGCAATGCCTATACAGTCCAGGGCATCGTCCTCGAACCGGATGGCATGCCCTCTCCGGGGGCCGAGGTCACGCTGAGCACCCAGGCCCCGCTCTTCCTGATGGCGATGGCCCTCACGGATGAGGAGGGCCGCTTCACCCTCTCCCCGCCCTCCAGGAAGGAGCTCGCCGACGCCCGTGCGACGCTGAACGTGCGCAATGGTGCACGCGGCGCGGAGGTCGCGGACGTGAGGCTCGGGGAACAGAACGTGGTCGTGAAGCTGCGGCCCGCCACCACCCTGCGCGGACGGGTGGTACGTGCCGACGGACAACCCGTGAGGAGATTCTCCCTGCTCAGCCAGCCCGTGAGCCGACAGACAGGCAGGGCCCAGGCAGAGAGGGAGTTCCAGGGCGACCGCTTCGAGCTGCGGGACGTGCCCGCCGCCCCCGTGAAGCTGATGGCGTGGACGGAGGACGGGGCGAGTGGAGAGGCCCAGGTCACCCCCACCTACGAGGCAGCTGCCGAGGTCCTGCTCACCCTGAAGTCCACGGCGGGCGTTCGCGGCCGGGTGGTGGACGAAACCACGAAACAGCCCATCGCCGAGGCCCATGTCTTCGTCGAGGGCGACAGGTACAGCAACAAGAGGAGCGGCCCCGATGGAAGCTTCCTCCTCGAGGGACTGCCCGCGGGCGAGCAGACCCTGGCAGTCTCCTTCGGCATGTTCAGGAGCACCGCGCACACGGTGACCCTGGTGGAAGGACAGGTGCTCGACCTGGGCGACATCGTGCTTCCCACCCCCAGGACGAACGCCGGCACCATTGGTGCGTACTTGCTCCAGGGTGGTGACGAGCTGGTCATCGGCCAGATGATACCGGACGGCCCCGCGGCGCGCGCGGGACTGAGGAGCGGCGACACCCTGCTGGCGGTGGATGGCACCCCGGTGACGGACTACCTGGATGCCATGCAGCTGCTCAATGGCGCTCCCGGCTCCACGGTGGTGCTCGAGGTGCGGCGCGCGGGCACGAAGCGGACCATCTCCATCACCCGCGCCACCTGA